A single genomic interval of Rosistilla ulvae harbors:
- the ettA gene encoding energy-dependent translational throttle protein EttA gives MGKHHIYQVEDLTKKHGQKVVLENIWLAFYPGAKIGVLGPNGAGKSTLLKIMAGQDTEFEGVARLASGYTAGYLSQEPHLDPTKTVAENVAVAVAERQAVLDRYTEIGTLLGEIEDPDQMQKLCDEMADLQDKIDAGNLWELERQVEMSMQVMNLPPGDADVTKLSGGERRRVAMCQLLIRQPDLLLLDEPTNHLDAESVQWLEEHLAKYPGTVVAVTHDRYFLDNVAQWILEIDRGKGFPFEGNYTAWLQAKEKRMEGESRKQQARQRTLARELEWIRMSPKARQSKSKARIAAYDKMVAEEFQERPDELEIQIPPGKHLGELVIEAKNINKAFGDKVLMKDLSFNLPAGGIVGVIGPNGVGKTTLFRMLTGQDTPDSGEFRVGPTVDLGYVDQSRDSLNDDATVYQEISGGHDTIDLGGRVVNSRSYVTRFNFKGPDQEKKVGRLSGGERNRVHLAKLLRRGVNVLMLDEPTNDLDVDTLRALEEAIQNFAGCVVVTSHDRWFLDRLATHILAFEGDGYAHWCEGNFETYEAQRKERFGESDDGRKTRYKSIHA, from the coding sequence ATGGGAAAACACCACATCTACCAAGTCGAAGACTTAACCAAAAAGCACGGCCAAAAGGTTGTCTTGGAGAACATTTGGCTGGCGTTCTACCCCGGTGCCAAGATCGGCGTTTTGGGCCCCAACGGTGCGGGCAAAAGTACGCTGCTGAAGATCATGGCCGGCCAGGATACCGAATTCGAAGGTGTCGCGCGGCTCGCGTCGGGCTACACCGCCGGGTATCTGTCGCAAGAACCTCATCTGGATCCGACCAAAACCGTCGCTGAAAACGTGGCCGTTGCGGTTGCGGAACGCCAGGCTGTCTTGGATCGCTACACCGAGATCGGCACGCTGTTGGGCGAGATCGAAGATCCCGACCAGATGCAGAAGTTGTGCGACGAGATGGCCGACTTGCAGGACAAGATCGACGCCGGCAACCTGTGGGAACTCGAACGCCAAGTCGAGATGTCGATGCAGGTGATGAATCTTCCGCCGGGCGACGCCGACGTGACCAAGCTGTCCGGTGGTGAACGCCGCCGCGTCGCGATGTGCCAGCTGTTGATCCGCCAACCCGATCTGCTGCTATTGGACGAACCGACCAACCACTTGGACGCCGAATCGGTGCAGTGGTTGGAGGAACATCTTGCCAAATATCCCGGCACCGTCGTCGCGGTCACTCACGATCGCTACTTCTTGGACAACGTCGCTCAGTGGATTTTGGAAATCGATCGCGGCAAGGGCTTCCCATTCGAAGGCAACTACACAGCTTGGTTGCAGGCGAAAGAAAAGCGAATGGAAGGCGAAAGCCGCAAGCAACAGGCGCGGCAACGCACCTTGGCTCGCGAGCTGGAATGGATTCGGATGAGTCCCAAGGCACGGCAGTCGAAGAGCAAAGCGCGTATCGCGGCTTACGACAAGATGGTTGCCGAGGAGTTCCAGGAACGTCCAGACGAATTGGAAATCCAGATTCCGCCCGGGAAGCACTTGGGCGAATTGGTGATCGAAGCGAAGAACATCAACAAGGCCTTCGGCGACAAGGTGTTGATGAAGGACCTTTCGTTCAACCTGCCCGCCGGTGGTATCGTTGGCGTGATCGGGCCCAACGGTGTCGGTAAGACGACGTTGTTCCGGATGTTGACTGGTCAGGACACGCCCGACAGCGGCGAATTCCGCGTCGGCCCGACGGTCGATCTCGGCTACGTCGACCAGAGTCGTGATTCGTTGAACGACGACGCGACGGTCTATCAAGAGATCAGCGGCGGGCACGACACGATCGACCTGGGCGGTCGCGTTGTGAATTCGCGCAGCTATGTCACGCGGTTCAATTTCAAAGGGCCCGACCAAGAGAAGAAGGTTGGCAGGTTGTCCGGTGGTGAACGCAACCGCGTTCACTTGGCCAAACTGCTGCGTCGCGGCGTGAATGTATTGATGTTGGACGAACCGACAAACGATCTGGATGTCGATACGTTGCGTGCTTTGGAAGAAGCGATCCAGAACTTTGCGGGCTGTGTCGTCGTGACGTCGCACGATCGTTGGTT
- a CDS encoding FmdB family zinc ribbon protein — MPIYEYQCEGCGHAVEVLLRRFDEQPECPDCGGTKLDKLMSVPASPSTGSGGQLPVAGSGEACGAPRCCGGGCQM, encoded by the coding sequence ATGCCGATCTACGAATATCAATGCGAAGGCTGCGGACACGCGGTCGAAGTGCTGCTGCGTCGCTTCGATGAACAACCCGAATGCCCCGACTGTGGCGGAACCAAGCTGGACAAACTGATGAGCGTTCCTGCGTCGCCATCGACTGGCAGCGGCGGACAATTGCCCGTCGCCGGTTCGGGCGAAGCGTGTGGTGCGCCGCGTTGCTGCGGCGGCGGTTGCCAGATGTAG
- a CDS encoding polyhydroxyalkanoic acid system family protein, which yields MPKVNSQVANTLGKEKAKEKLDYMAERMERDYGDKVKNMQRVWDEDTLTISFEAMGFKIKSLLSVGEDVVDVESQLPLAAMPFKGMVQTRMVDTLQKMLS from the coding sequence ATGCCGAAAGTGAACTCCCAAGTTGCCAACACCCTGGGCAAAGAAAAAGCCAAGGAGAAGTTGGACTACATGGCCGAACGCATGGAACGCGATTACGGCGACAAGGTGAAGAACATGCAGCGGGTCTGGGACGAAGATACGTTGACGATCTCGTTCGAAGCGATGGGCTTCAAGATCAAATCGCTGCTGTCGGTCGGCGAAGACGTTGTCGATGTCGAAAGCCAACTGCCTTTGGCGGCGATGCCGTTCAAGGGAATGGTGCAGACACGGATGGTCGACACGTTGCAAAAGATGCTCAGCTAG
- a CDS encoding isochorismatase family protein, producing MDPTFRSSRLIDRARSGLLVVDLQTKLLPGIEQSEQIVANTDRLCRAAELLNVPQTASVQYPQGLGPLEARLAERFPTPDEKLDFSAAGCASIAQLAETHNLTQWIVVGIETHICVLQTTLDLLARQLDVFVVADAVGARGDRDHRIGLDRMQAEGATLVTTESVLFEWCQTAADPKFKQISAIVREG from the coding sequence ATGGATCCAACCTTTCGAAGCAGCCGCTTGATCGACCGTGCGCGAAGCGGATTGCTGGTCGTCGACCTGCAGACCAAGCTGCTGCCGGGGATCGAGCAGAGCGAGCAAATCGTCGCCAACACCGATCGGCTGTGCCGAGCGGCGGAATTGTTGAACGTTCCGCAAACCGCTTCGGTTCAATATCCGCAGGGGCTTGGCCCGTTGGAAGCTCGCCTGGCCGAGCGGTTCCCGACGCCCGACGAGAAGCTCGATTTCAGCGCGGCCGGCTGTGCCTCGATTGCCCAGCTTGCCGAAACGCACAATTTGACTCAATGGATCGTTGTCGGAATCGAGACCCATATCTGTGTTTTGCAAACCACGTTAGATTTGTTGGCACGGCAATTGGATGTCTTCGTCGTTGCCGATGCCGTTGGGGCCCGCGGCGATCGCGATCATCGGATCGGACTGGATCGGATGCAAGCCGAAGGGGCGACGCTGGTGACGACCGAAAGCGTCTTGTTCGAGTGGTGTCAGACCGCCGCCGATCCCAAGTTCAAACAGATCAGTGCCATCGTTCGCGAGGGCTAG